Proteins from one Burkholderiaceae bacterium DAT-1 genomic window:
- a CDS encoding methyltransferase: MLDLTLIRALGKSPGQVGTLLPSSRFLANRVLSLAVSLDCGGPIIEAGAGTGALTAALLAYFGPDRLTVIERDADLADTLRRRFPDLHIVHEQLEHVLGKLAPRPQNSVLVSSIPWRSLSAEQSLPIQRKLARYVIGGGQVIQFSYGRSAPFPAPDGAHWQPAGRVWLNVPPARLWVLSRIKQKSLPETHSI; this comes from the coding sequence ATGCTTGATCTGACACTGATTCGCGCCCTCGGCAAATCGCCGGGGCAGGTCGGGACGCTTCTTCCTTCTTCCCGCTTTCTGGCGAACCGCGTGCTCAGCCTGGCGGTGTCGCTGGATTGTGGTGGCCCGATCATCGAAGCTGGCGCTGGGACGGGTGCGCTCACGGCTGCGCTGCTCGCGTATTTTGGTCCGGATCGGCTGACCGTGATCGAGCGCGATGCCGATCTGGCCGACACGCTGCGCAGGCGTTTCCCTGATCTGCACATCGTGCACGAACAGCTCGAACATGTACTAGGCAAACTGGCCCCACGTCCGCAGAACAGTGTGCTGGTGTCTTCCATTCCCTGGCGATCGCTCAGCGCAGAACAATCCTTGCCGATCCAGCGCAAGCTGGCCCGCTATGTCATCGGCGGCGGTCAGGTGATCCAGTTCAGCTACGGCAGAAGTGCGCCATTTCCAGCGCCGGATGGCGCGCATTGGCAGCCAGCGGGACGGGTATGGCTGAACGTACCGCCCGCCCGGCTGTGGGTATTGTCCCGAATCAAACAGAAATCCTTACCCGAAACGCATTCCATTTAA